The Paeniglutamicibacter sulfureus genome includes a region encoding these proteins:
- the tdh gene encoding L-threonine 3-dehydrogenase: MKALYKSGPHAGFELVERPEPVAGFHDVKIRVMTAGICGTDLHIQAYDDAAKAMIKAPMIPGHEFYGEVVEVGSDVHNVQVGDRVSGEGHVVCGMCRNCRAGRRQMCINTVSVGVQRDGAFAEYVVIPEANVWVHRDPSITPELGAIFDPFGNAVHTALSFPLVGEDVLITGAGPIGLMAVAVARHAGARKIAITDVSPERLELARGMGVDLAIDVSKTRIKDAQRELGMVEGFDFGMEMSGHPTALPEMIENMNHGGHISMLGLPSSSIDIDWGKVVTHMLTLKGIYGREMFETWYAMSAMLTSNPVLRERISSVVTDYLPATQWEKGFDAARSGHGGKVVLDWTVF; encoded by the coding sequence ATGAAGGCACTGTACAAGTCCGGACCCCACGCCGGATTCGAGCTCGTTGAGCGCCCCGAACCCGTCGCCGGCTTCCACGACGTGAAGATTCGCGTGATGACAGCCGGCATCTGCGGCACCGACCTGCACATCCAGGCCTACGACGACGCAGCAAAGGCCATGATCAAGGCGCCGATGATCCCGGGCCACGAGTTCTACGGCGAGGTCGTGGAGGTCGGGTCCGACGTCCACAACGTGCAGGTCGGGGACCGGGTCTCCGGCGAGGGCCACGTGGTCTGCGGAATGTGCCGCAACTGCCGGGCGGGCCGACGCCAGATGTGCATCAACACCGTCTCGGTGGGCGTGCAGCGCGACGGCGCCTTCGCCGAGTACGTCGTCATTCCCGAAGCCAACGTCTGGGTGCACCGGGATCCCTCGATCACCCCTGAACTCGGGGCGATCTTCGACCCTTTCGGCAACGCCGTGCACACGGCACTGTCCTTCCCGCTGGTCGGAGAGGACGTGCTGATCACCGGCGCCGGGCCGATCGGGCTGATGGCCGTCGCCGTCGCCCGCCACGCAGGGGCCCGCAAGATCGCCATCACCGACGTGTCGCCCGAGCGCCTGGAACTGGCCCGCGGCATGGGCGTGGACCTGGCGATCGACGTGTCCAAGACCCGCATCAAGGACGCCCAGCGCGAGCTCGGGATGGTCGAGGGCTTCGACTTCGGCATGGAAATGTCCGGGCACCCCACGGCCCTGCCGGAAATGATCGAGAACATGAACCACGGCGGGCACATCTCGATGCTGGGCCTGCCCTCGAGCTCCATCGACATCGACTGGGGCAAGGTCGTCACCCACATGCTCACGCTCAAGGGCATCTACGGCCGCGAGATGTTCGAGACCTGGTACGCCATGAGCGCCATGCTCACCTCCAACCCGGTTTTGCGCGAGCGCATCTCCTCGGTGGTCACCGACTACCTGCCCGCCACGCAATGGGAAAAGGGCTTCGACGCCGCCCGCTCCGGCCACGGCGGCAAGGTCGTCCTGGACTGGACCGTCTTCTAA
- a CDS encoding glycine C-acetyltransferase — translation MYTTMKDELAAELAQLRTDGLFKSERHIDSAQSARISAGELGSSAKQVLNFCANNYLGLADDERIIAAAKDAMDSRGFGMASVRFICGTQDAHLELEAAVSRFLGTEDTILFGSCFDANGGVFESLFGPGDAIISDALNHASIIDGIRLSKAVRFRYANQDMADLETQLQAAAALNDGAGARRTIIVTDGVFSMDGYLAPLAAICDLADKYDALVMVDDSHAVGFMGATGAGTPEHAGVSDRVDIYTGTFGKALGGASGGYVSGRGEIVAMLRQKARPYLFSNSLAPAIVAATLKALELVEGSGELREKLFANAALFRTRMTEEGFDLLEGEHAIIPVMFGDAVKAAEVAGKMLDHGVFVTAFSFPVVPKGAARIRVQLSAAHSAEDIEACVQAFIASR, via the coding sequence ATGTACACCACCATGAAAGACGAGCTGGCAGCCGAACTCGCGCAGCTGCGCACCGACGGCCTGTTCAAGTCCGAACGCCACATCGACTCCGCCCAGTCCGCCCGCATCTCCGCCGGCGAGCTCGGCTCCAGCGCCAAGCAGGTGCTGAACTTCTGCGCCAATAACTACCTGGGCCTGGCCGACGATGAACGCATCATCGCCGCGGCCAAGGACGCCATGGATTCCCGCGGCTTCGGCATGGCCTCGGTCCGCTTCATCTGCGGCACCCAGGATGCGCACCTGGAACTGGAGGCGGCGGTCTCCAGGTTCCTGGGCACCGAGGACACCATCCTGTTCGGCAGCTGCTTCGACGCCAACGGGGGCGTCTTCGAGTCGCTCTTCGGTCCGGGTGACGCCATTATCTCCGACGCGCTGAACCACGCCTCGATCATCGACGGCATCCGGCTGTCCAAGGCCGTGCGCTTCCGCTACGCGAACCAGGACATGGCGGACCTGGAAACCCAGCTGCAGGCCGCCGCCGCGCTGAACGACGGGGCGGGTGCACGCCGCACCATCATCGTCACCGACGGTGTCTTCTCCATGGACGGTTACCTGGCGCCGCTGGCGGCGATCTGCGACCTGGCGGACAAGTACGACGCCCTGGTCATGGTCGATGACTCGCACGCGGTGGGATTCATGGGCGCCACCGGTGCCGGAACCCCCGAGCACGCGGGTGTCTCGGACCGCGTGGACATCTACACCGGCACCTTCGGCAAGGCCCTGGGCGGAGCCTCGGGCGGATACGTCTCGGGCCGCGGGGAGATCGTGGCGATGCTGCGCCAGAAGGCGCGTCCCTACCTGTTCTCCAACTCACTGGCACCGGCCATCGTCGCGGCAACCTTGAAGGCGCTGGAGCTGGTCGAGGGCTCGGGCGAGTTGCGCGAGAAGCTCTTCGCCAATGCGGCGCTCTTCCGCACCCGCATGACCGAGGAGGGCTTCGACCTGCTCGAGGGCGAGCACGCCATCATCCCGGTGATGTTCGGCGATGCAGTGAAGGCCGCCGAGGTCGCTGGCAAGATGCTGGACCACGGCGTCTTCGTCACCGCCTTCAGCTTCCCGGTGGTGCCCAAGGGTGCCGCGCGCATCCGCGTCCAGCTTTCGGCAGCACACTCGGCCGAGGACATCGAGGCCTGCGTGCAAGCGTTCATCGCCAGCCGCTAA
- a CDS encoding nucleoside/nucleotide kinase family protein, translating to MAHKVSFYNDSREYRKMSVEQVGLDELVGHAKLLSRQSGRHILGIVGAPGSGKSTLAAEIVRALGPDLSTLLPMDGFHLANEVLRAQGKCDRKGAIDTFDAMGCALMLERIKSQTREDPLIYAPIFRREIEEPIACAVQVDYRTPLIVVEGNYLLHDDSVWGRAAACLDTSWYLEPATTIRHDRLVRRHAEFGKSLEDARAWALGSDEINARLIALGAPRADRRLHLVTNLSA from the coding sequence GTGGCCCACAAGGTTTCTTTTTACAACGACTCACGGGAGTACCGCAAAATGTCCGTTGAACAAGTGGGACTGGACGAGCTGGTGGGTCATGCCAAGCTACTTTCCAGACAATCGGGCCGGCACATCCTGGGCATCGTTGGCGCACCGGGATCGGGAAAGTCCACGTTGGCCGCGGAAATTGTCAGGGCACTTGGTCCAGATCTGTCCACGTTGCTGCCGATGGACGGGTTTCATCTGGCCAACGAGGTACTCAGAGCCCAAGGGAAATGTGACCGTAAGGGAGCCATAGACACCTTCGATGCAATGGGTTGCGCCCTGATGCTGGAGCGGATCAAATCTCAAACCCGAGAAGACCCCCTTATTTATGCCCCGATCTTCCGGCGGGAAATCGAAGAGCCGATAGCCTGTGCGGTGCAGGTGGATTACAGGACACCGTTGATCGTGGTCGAGGGGAACTACCTACTACATGACGACTCGGTCTGGGGTCGTGCGGCAGCATGCCTTGACACCTCGTGGTATCTGGAACCTGCCACCACGATTCGGCACGACCGCTTGGTTCGGCGGCATGCCGAGTTTGGGAAAAGTCTCGAAGATGCCAGGGCTTGGGCTTTGGGTTCCGATGAGATCAATGCCCGGCTCATTGCCTTGGGCGCGCCACGAGCGGACCGCAGGCTGCACTTGGTCACCAACTTGTCCGCATAG
- a CDS encoding PfkB family carbohydrate kinase translates to MTDQESRDILNSEPWIWFVGLATMDVIQRVENWPSPNDKVTSTWQEVAPGGPATNAALACSALGGKSRLGTGLGLGTVGATIFNTLETRDVTVDDWAPKEAMPSLSSIILTGDTGARAIVSSDATGMDLSPPEIPPDLANCAALLLDGHHPRIARWAAGMAHEKGVRVILDAGRWKPVMEVLLPLADDVVCSADFTVPGTTDRQSMMDEILRRGTRRVAVTDGAGPIAWRERGQNDGEITGGEIQVPTVTAVDTLAAGDVFHGAYVYAVAQLQLAFAPALELASEVAACKVQRLGQQEWLKALENYPM, encoded by the coding sequence ATGACAGACCAGGAATCGCGGGACATCCTCAATAGCGAACCATGGATTTGGTTTGTCGGACTCGCGACGATGGACGTAATCCAAAGGGTCGAAAATTGGCCCAGCCCAAACGACAAGGTGACTTCCACTTGGCAAGAGGTCGCACCGGGAGGGCCTGCTACCAACGCTGCCCTTGCCTGCTCCGCCCTGGGCGGCAAGTCCCGGCTGGGTACTGGGCTCGGTCTCGGAACTGTGGGTGCCACGATTTTCAACACCCTAGAAACACGAGACGTGACAGTTGACGATTGGGCTCCGAAGGAGGCCATGCCGTCACTCTCAAGCATCATTCTCACCGGGGACACCGGCGCCCGGGCCATCGTTTCCTCCGATGCGACGGGAATGGATCTATCTCCGCCCGAGATTCCTCCAGACCTGGCTAACTGTGCGGCATTGCTCCTTGATGGCCACCATCCCCGGATCGCTCGCTGGGCTGCGGGTATGGCCCACGAAAAGGGCGTCCGAGTCATTCTCGACGCGGGGCGATGGAAACCCGTAATGGAAGTTCTGTTGCCCTTGGCCGACGACGTCGTGTGCTCTGCAGATTTCACCGTCCCAGGAACCACTGACCGTCAATCCATGATGGACGAAATCTTGCGCCGGGGCACGCGGCGGGTGGCAGTGACGGACGGTGCCGGCCCCATCGCATGGCGCGAACGTGGACAAAATGATGGTGAAATCACCGGTGGTGAAATACAGGTACCTACAGTGACGGCCGTCGACACGCTGGCCGCAGGCGATGTCTTTCACGGCGCATATGTTTATGCCGTGGCCCAGCTTCAGCTAGCGTTCGCTCCTGCCTTGGAATTGGCGTCCGAAGTGGCAGCATGCAAGGTGCAGCGTCTGGGTCAGCAAGAATGGCTCAAGGCTCTGGAAAACTACCCCATGTAG
- a CDS encoding ATP-binding cassette domain-containing protein has translation MSENIVERRMVLQARGLVKRYGSVTAINGADFDLHDGEVLAVIGDNGAGKSSLIRALTGALVPDQGTIALDGKEIHFKNTLDARAHGIETVYQDLAVIPALDIATNVFLGRELRKPGILGSVFRQLDMKRMREESAMHLADLKIGIKSVRQPVEKLSGGQRQGVAVVRTAAFGKQVIVMDEPTAALGVRETGMVIELIRKIRDRGIPVVLISHDMPNVFEVADRIHVHRLGKRAAVVDPKKRNMAEVVAMMTGALEPTDREISGTA, from the coding sequence ATGAGTGAAAACATCGTGGAGAGACGTATGGTCCTCCAAGCTCGCGGTTTAGTCAAGCGGTATGGCAGTGTCACGGCAATCAACGGCGCCGACTTCGATCTGCACGATGGCGAGGTGCTGGCCGTCATCGGAGACAACGGCGCGGGCAAGTCAAGTTTGATTCGAGCACTGACAGGGGCATTGGTTCCGGACCAAGGCACAATCGCTTTGGACGGGAAGGAAATCCATTTCAAGAACACCTTGGATGCGAGGGCCCACGGAATTGAGACCGTCTATCAGGATCTGGCCGTGATTCCAGCGCTGGATATAGCAACCAACGTTTTCCTGGGCCGTGAGCTGCGTAAGCCCGGCATCCTCGGCTCGGTGTTCCGACAATTGGACATGAAGCGGATGCGTGAGGAATCAGCAATGCACCTGGCCGATCTGAAGATCGGCATCAAATCAGTGCGCCAGCCGGTCGAAAAACTCTCCGGCGGACAGCGCCAGGGCGTGGCGGTGGTCCGAACCGCGGCGTTCGGCAAACAGGTGATCGTCATGGACGAACCCACCGCTGCACTTGGCGTGCGTGAGACTGGCATGGTGATCGAACTGATCCGCAAGATCCGAGACAGAGGAATTCCTGTGGTTCTTATCAGCCACGACATGCCCAACGTCTTCGAAGTTGCTGACCGAATTCACGTCCATCGGCTGGGCAAGCGGGCAGCCGTCGTAGATCCTAAAAAGCGCAATATGGCCGAGGTCGTGGCCATGATGACCGGCGCATTGGAGCCGACGGACCGGGAAATATCAGGTACAGCATGA
- a CDS encoding ABC transporter permease gives MSSPLTDSVPASPIRGARLLEIIRQPLLGPLAALVIAVIVFSFISDNFLSTANLSLLLQQSVVIGILAVGQTLIILTGGIDLSIGAVAILGTLVMAKIGAIHGPWVGLAAAAGVCILAGLLNGALVAVLGLPPFIVTLGTFTVFFAATQLYAGSQTYAAIDGLQTFLGDSFKIGTFTVTYGILAMFVVYLLVWYMLKQTATGQHIYAVGGNPGAAQLVGIKTKKTLLYVYGIAGLIAAVAAWAAMGRIPVADPNAFQQANLETITAVVIGGTSLFGGRGSVFGTLFGMLIVSVLRSGLTAAGVDALYQNIATGVLVIAAVALDTLARRRSS, from the coding sequence TTGAGTTCACCACTAACTGATTCCGTTCCGGCATCACCAATCCGCGGCGCCCGACTGCTGGAAATCATTCGCCAGCCATTGCTTGGCCCCCTAGCGGCACTCGTTATTGCCGTCATCGTCTTCAGCTTTATTTCCGATAACTTCCTTTCCACCGCCAATTTGTCACTGCTCCTACAGCAATCAGTGGTCATTGGCATTCTGGCCGTTGGACAGACCCTGATCATCCTCACTGGCGGAATCGATCTGTCCATTGGAGCCGTCGCCATCCTCGGCACCTTGGTCATGGCAAAGATCGGTGCCATTCATGGCCCTTGGGTTGGGCTTGCAGCCGCGGCGGGCGTATGCATTTTGGCCGGGCTGCTCAATGGGGCGCTGGTGGCCGTTTTGGGGCTGCCCCCATTCATTGTCACGCTGGGTACTTTCACTGTCTTCTTTGCAGCTACGCAGTTGTATGCAGGTTCCCAAACCTATGCCGCTATCGACGGCTTACAGACTTTCTTGGGTGATTCATTTAAAATCGGCACGTTCACCGTGACATACGGGATTCTGGCCATGTTCGTTGTCTATCTACTGGTTTGGTACATGCTCAAGCAGACTGCAACTGGCCAGCATATATACGCGGTGGGAGGGAACCCCGGCGCCGCCCAACTCGTGGGTATCAAGACTAAGAAAACTTTGCTGTATGTATACGGTATTGCAGGGCTCATTGCCGCGGTGGCTGCATGGGCGGCAATGGGCCGCATCCCGGTGGCAGATCCCAACGCGTTTCAACAGGCGAACCTCGAAACAATCACAGCCGTGGTCATCGGCGGCACCAGTCTCTTCGGTGGCCGGGGCAGTGTATTCGGAACGTTATTCGGCATGCTCATCGTCAGTGTGCTTCGAAGCGGACTCACAGCCGCCGGCGTCGATGCCCTTTATCAAAATATTGCCACTGGAGTCCTGGTCATCGCTGCCGTCGCGTTGGACACCCTCGCACGAAGGAGAAGCTCATGA
- a CDS encoding substrate-binding domain-containing protein translates to MKKFSKFLGVVSVGTLAITLAACGSNGGAEAGNNSASSDAATPVKIGLVTKTDTNPFFVKLREAAKEAAAEEGAEVVALAGKFDGDNEGQVAAIENLVAQGVKGILITPNSSTGILSAIKKARDSGVVVVALDTATEPADAVDATFATDNLKAGVLQGTWVKATLGSKAPSLIMLDGTPGGTVDTFRHDGFLEGMGLAEGAPEISGQENTNGDQTKAQTAMENLLQRVPNANSLYTINEPAAAGAYQAIKAAGKQDQITIGSIDGSCTGVDNVKKGIIGATVMQFPGTMAAEGVKSVVEYAKSGTKPTGFTDTGTVIITDTPVSGVDSKDTAWGLENCWG, encoded by the coding sequence ATGAAGAAATTCAGCAAGTTCTTGGGTGTCGTTTCAGTCGGCACGCTTGCGATAACTTTGGCCGCTTGCGGTTCGAACGGCGGGGCGGAAGCCGGGAACAACAGCGCGAGTAGCGATGCCGCGACCCCCGTCAAGATCGGGCTGGTAACCAAGACGGACACCAACCCCTTCTTCGTAAAGCTCCGCGAAGCCGCGAAAGAGGCAGCTGCGGAAGAAGGTGCGGAAGTCGTGGCGCTGGCAGGAAAATTCGACGGTGACAACGAGGGCCAGGTCGCCGCCATCGAGAATCTCGTAGCCCAAGGCGTAAAGGGAATCCTGATCACCCCGAACTCCTCAACTGGCATCCTTTCAGCCATCAAGAAAGCGCGCGATTCAGGTGTCGTCGTCGTAGCCTTGGACACGGCAACGGAGCCTGCCGACGCGGTTGATGCAACATTCGCGACGGACAACTTGAAGGCCGGTGTCCTGCAGGGCACTTGGGTTAAGGCGACACTTGGCAGCAAGGCACCTTCGCTGATCATGCTCGATGGCACGCCGGGCGGCACTGTCGATACCTTCCGCCACGACGGATTCCTCGAAGGCATGGGCTTGGCCGAAGGTGCCCCCGAGATCAGCGGCCAAGAGAACACCAATGGCGATCAAACCAAAGCCCAAACGGCCATGGAAAATCTGCTCCAACGTGTCCCCAACGCAAACTCGCTATACACAATCAACGAGCCAGCCGCCGCTGGAGCTTACCAAGCCATCAAGGCGGCCGGAAAACAGGACCAAATCACCATCGGATCAATTGATGGCAGTTGCACCGGCGTCGACAACGTCAAGAAGGGCATCATCGGCGCCACCGTTATGCAGTTCCCTGGCACGATGGCCGCCGAAGGAGTCAAATCCGTCGTCGAATACGCCAAGTCCGGAACTAAGCCAACCGGTTTCACCGACACCGGAACTGTCATCATCACCGACACGCCGGTCTCCGGAGTCGATTCCAAGGACACTGCGTGGGGTCTGGAGAACTGCTGGGGCTAA
- a CDS encoding LacI family DNA-binding transcriptional regulator gives MKLVTVIYSCYQQEMTGNERGEIVTTMNDVARIAGVSGSTVSHVLNGTRAVRETTRIKVLAAIESTGYRRNGLARSLAMQRTQTLGLAISVLSNPYFGSLVNTIEKVATTAGYNIVLADTHDDPERESRTIGTLLDRQIDGLILAPAGGSHGRHDTLEMVRASRTPMVLIDRFLDFPCDQYAPENYEPVKRLTAHLLELGHRKIAAIIGARGLSTTVERRDGFYAAVAEAGVERSQVLFEEGHSTAEGGHAAMARLLQSVEPPTAIVSMNNAMTIGVMKALRDAGLRVPRDVALVGFDDFEWADSFEPRLTTMAQDVETMGAEAVQMLLDRIVGSDAPFARHSIAPFMRHRNSCGCAD, from the coding sequence ATGAAATTGGTCACAGTGATCTATAGTTGCTATCAACAGGAAATGACCGGAAACGAGAGAGGTGAAATCGTGACGACGATGAACGATGTGGCTCGGATTGCAGGCGTCTCCGGGTCCACGGTTTCACATGTCCTGAACGGAACCAGAGCGGTCAGGGAAACCACTCGGATCAAGGTTCTGGCGGCCATTGAAAGCACTGGGTACCGTCGCAATGGACTTGCCCGCTCCTTGGCCATGCAGCGAACCCAAACGCTGGGTCTGGCAATATCAGTCTTGAGTAATCCATACTTTGGCAGTCTCGTGAATACCATCGAAAAAGTTGCGACGACCGCTGGGTACAACATCGTTCTGGCTGACACACACGATGATCCTGAACGAGAGTCCCGGACCATTGGCACGCTGCTCGATCGTCAAATCGACGGGCTGATCCTCGCCCCTGCAGGCGGTTCACACGGCCGCCATGACACCTTAGAAATGGTGCGCGCATCGCGAACGCCCATGGTGTTGATCGACAGGTTCCTAGACTTCCCCTGCGACCAATACGCACCGGAAAACTACGAACCGGTCAAACGACTCACCGCCCATCTTCTTGAACTCGGCCATCGTAAGATTGCGGCCATCATCGGTGCCAGAGGATTGAGCACAACAGTTGAACGAAGGGACGGTTTCTACGCCGCCGTGGCTGAGGCGGGAGTTGAGCGCAGCCAGGTTCTATTTGAAGAGGGACATTCTACCGCTGAAGGAGGCCATGCAGCGATGGCTCGACTTCTGCAGAGCGTCGAGCCCCCTACGGCCATAGTGAGCATGAATAATGCCATGACCATCGGGGTAATGAAGGCGCTGCGCGATGCGGGACTGAGGGTGCCACGAGACGTGGCCCTTGTCGGATTCGACGACTTCGAATGGGCCGATTCCTTCGAACCGCGTCTGACCACTATGGCGCAGGACGTTGAAACCATGGGGGCGGAGGCCGTTCAGATGCTGCTTGATCGCATCGTGGGATCGGATGCCCCGTTCGCGCGCCATAGCATTGCACCCTTCATGCGTCACCGCAACTCTTGTGGATGCGCCGACTAA
- the fbaA gene encoding class II fructose-bisphosphate aldolase — protein MPVATPEQYTALIRNAKNEGYALPAINVTSSQTLNAALDGFAEAESDGIIQISLGTALYLSGQRVQDRVTGTLALAAYAHEVAAKYSISVAIHTDHCPEENLDDWVRPLLAHSTERVARGLNPLVQSHMWDGSSVPLGRNLDIAEELLEKSRAARTILEIEVGVVGGEEDGIVGAIDEKLYSTVGDAREVVRRLGVDCSEEYLTALTFGNVHGVYKPGGVHLRPELLREIQETIGAESGVDKPFNLVFHGGSGSSAEDIALAVSHGVVKMNIDTDTQYVFTRSLAGHMLSHYDSVLKLDGEVGNKKYYDPRSWGKPAEQAMSARVVEAAQQLGSAGQALKWSTASL, from the coding sequence ATGCCGGTCGCAACTCCGGAGCAGTACACCGCGCTAATCCGCAACGCCAAGAACGAGGGCTACGCGCTGCCCGCCATCAACGTAACCTCCTCCCAAACGCTTAATGCCGCACTGGATGGTTTTGCCGAGGCAGAGAGCGATGGGATTATCCAGATCTCGCTAGGGACGGCACTTTATCTTTCGGGCCAACGCGTGCAAGACCGCGTTACGGGGACATTAGCGCTGGCCGCCTATGCCCATGAGGTAGCGGCGAAATATTCAATATCGGTGGCCATCCATACCGACCACTGCCCGGAAGAAAACCTGGATGACTGGGTCCGACCACTGCTTGCTCATTCGACCGAACGCGTGGCGCGCGGACTGAACCCATTGGTGCAATCTCATATGTGGGATGGGTCGTCGGTCCCGCTCGGGCGAAACTTGGACATCGCGGAGGAATTGCTCGAAAAATCCCGTGCGGCAAGAACAATTTTGGAAATAGAGGTCGGCGTTGTTGGCGGCGAAGAAGACGGCATCGTTGGTGCAATCGACGAAAAGCTGTACTCCACCGTTGGCGACGCCCGGGAGGTCGTCCGGCGCCTTGGTGTGGACTGTTCCGAGGAATACTTGACGGCATTGACCTTTGGCAATGTACATGGTGTATACAAGCCGGGGGGAGTGCATCTGCGTCCTGAGTTGTTGCGAGAGATCCAGGAAACCATCGGCGCCGAAAGCGGAGTTGATAAGCCATTCAATCTAGTTTTTCACGGGGGGTCAGGGTCCTCGGCTGAAGACATAGCCTTGGCTGTGTCACACGGGGTAGTCAAAATGAATATCGATACGGACACTCAGTACGTATTCACCCGTTCACTGGCGGGGCACATGCTTTCCCATTATGATTCGGTTCTCAAGCTCGACGGTGAAGTCGGCAACAAGAAATACTATGATCCGCGCAGCTGGGGCAAGCCAGCCGAACAAGCCATGTCAGCGCGCGTTGTCGAAGCCGCGCAACAACTTGGATCAGCAGGGCAAGCCTTAAAATGGAGTACAGCGTCTTTGTGA
- a CDS encoding SDR family NAD(P)-dependent oxidoreductase, producing the protein MSNIPRTAVVTGAASSKGIGMAVAERYARLGWAVVVLDLDSEKSAKVAAEIGSTHDVAAFGHAVDVADEASVDAAYRAVRDEVAAGNLPPVGALANIAGITSPVPFLETTRELWDKVMAVNATGTYLVTKAFLPDMLENGWGRIVNMSSVSAQRGGGVFGKVPYSAAKAAILGFTKALARELEDSGVTVNAVTPGAVDTNIRVGSTAETEAAITRDIPLGRTATTEEVAAVITFLSSEDASYLTGGTLDINGGSHLH; encoded by the coding sequence ATGAGCAATATCCCCCGCACCGCTGTCGTCACCGGCGCCGCATCGTCCAAGGGCATCGGCATGGCAGTCGCCGAACGGTACGCCCGCCTCGGCTGGGCCGTTGTCGTGCTGGACCTGGATAGCGAAAAATCCGCAAAGGTCGCCGCGGAAATCGGTTCCACTCACGATGTGGCCGCGTTCGGCCATGCCGTGGATGTGGCGGACGAGGCATCCGTTGACGCGGCGTACCGCGCGGTGCGCGATGAGGTGGCTGCCGGCAATCTCCCACCGGTGGGGGCACTGGCCAATATCGCCGGCATCACCTCCCCCGTCCCCTTCCTGGAAACCACGCGGGAACTCTGGGACAAGGTCATGGCCGTCAACGCTACGGGGACCTACCTCGTCACCAAGGCGTTTCTTCCCGACATGCTTGAAAACGGCTGGGGACGCATCGTGAACATGTCGTCCGTCTCCGCGCAGCGCGGCGGTGGCGTATTCGGCAAGGTTCCTTATTCGGCGGCCAAGGCAGCGATTCTTGGATTCACCAAGGCACTGGCTCGTGAACTCGAGGACAGCGGGGTGACGGTCAACGCCGTGACACCAGGAGCGGTCGACACCAATATCCGCGTCGGATCGACCGCCGAAACCGAGGCAGCCATCACCCGTGACATCCCGCTGGGACGCACGGCAACCACCGAGGAAGTCGCCGCGGTCATAACGTTTCTTTCCAGCGAGGACGCTTCGTACCTCACCGGCGGAACCCTGGACATCAACGGCGGCAGCCACCTGCACTAA